The bacterium genomic interval GGTCATACCGGGTTCGGAAAAGGACGTAAAATCCGTCGCTGAGGCTAAGAAACTTGCGTCGGAGTATGGATATCCGGTGCTCTTAAAGGCCGCCGCAGGAGGAGGGGGAAAGGGTATGAGACTCGCGAGGGACGAGAAGGAGCTTGAAGCCGGCTACAAGATGGCAAAAGCCGAAGCCAAAGCCGCCTTCGGGGACGACAGGCTCTATCTTGAAAAATATATCGAGAAGCCTCGGCACGTTGAGATTCAGATTATTGCGGATTCTTTTGCTAACATCGTTCATCTGGCCGAGCGCGAATGCTCCATCCAGCGCCGCCACCAGAAGCTTATTGAGGAGTCGCCATCGCCTGCCGTAAACGAGGCGCTCCGAAAAAGGATGGGCGAATCGGCTGTTGCGGCTGCAAAGACCATAGGGTATCAGAGCGCAGGGACAATAGAGTTCCTTCTGGATGCGTCAGGAAACTTCTACTTCATGGAGATGAATACGAGGATTCAGGTCGAGCATCCGGTTACCGAGATGATCTCTGGATACGACCTCCTAAAGGAACAGATACGGGTTGCTGCAGGAGAAAAGCTTTCCGTAACGAAGGATGTCTTAAAACCTTACGGTCACGCAATCGAGTGCCGCATAAACGCGGAGGATCCTGACCGGGACTTCATGCCCACTCCGGGCAAGATAACGTTCCTGCACCTTCCTGGCGGTCCTGGCGTCAGGGTTGACACCCACATCTTTGCCGACTACAAGATTCCGCCTAACTACGATTCTCTCATCGCCAAGGTGATAGCATGGGGAGAAACGAGGGCCGAGGCAATCGTACGCATGCGCCGGGCGCTCGAGGAGTTCTACATCGAAGGCGTCAAGACGACCATCCCCTTCCACCTGAAGGTTCTGGACGATACGGAGTTCCAGAAGGGCAACTTGCATACGAGCTTCATCCCCGAGATGGCGGAACGGCTGAAGGTTTCCGAAGATAAGTAATACGTCATACCATATCAGGATATCCTGTTCTTCAACATCTGGAGAATAAAGGGCAAGCCCCTTGACAACCCTTTTTTTCAGCCTAAATTTATAGTATAAGCCATCCGAGGAGGTGGTTTTATGAAAAACATACGTCGTCTTACAGGTGTTTTTGTTGTCACAGGAGTGGCGTTATCGATAACTGCTGCGTTTGCAACTGGTACGGTGTCTTCACAGGTAATCGATGGTGTCGCTTACGTTTATCATACGGACGCCAACTGGAACTGCTGTCCGGATACGGTCATGGAGATAGTGCCGAATTCGGACTCGGCGGACATAATAGACATCTTTGAACACGACCTGGGCACTCACCCATGCAAATGCATGTGCTACTTCGACTTCACCCATAAGCTCGAGGGGCTTGCTCCCGGATACTACACGGCAAGGGTCTGGGAGGTCTTCCGGGATAACGAACCTGAACCGGCTGGAACTACAACTTTCACGATACCTTTCCAGACAGGCAGCCTGTCCTTTTCTTCGGACATGAGCAGCTGCCACGATGAACCGGGAATAGAAGAAGGTATCCACCTTCAGACCAAGGCATCCATCGAGTCTGCATCCCCCTTTGCTGCTCAATCAGTAGAAATATGTTTTACTATAGAAGCCGAGAGTCAAATTATACTTGCGATTTACAACTCCGCCGGCATAAAGGTTCGCGATCTTTATGGCGGCGTTCAAGACGCAGGAATGCACTTTG includes:
- the accC gene encoding acetyl-CoA carboxylase biotin carboxylase subunit; the encoded protein is MFTKVLIANRGEIAVRIIRACKELGIGTVAVYSQADSEALHARLADEAVCIGPPLASESYLKVTNLISAAEVSGCEAVHPGYGFLAENARFAQAVSESGLTFIGPTPDNITKMGDKSLAKQTMRAARIPVIPGSEKDVKSVAEAKKLASEYGYPVLLKAAAGGGGKGMRLARDEKELEAGYKMAKAEAKAAFGDDRLYLEKYIEKPRHVEIQIIADSFANIVHLAERECSIQRRHQKLIEESPSPAVNEALRKRMGESAVAAAKTIGYQSAGTIEFLLDASGNFYFMEMNTRIQVEHPVTEMISGYDLLKEQIRVAAGEKLSVTKDVLKPYGHAIECRINAEDPDRDFMPTPGKITFLHLPGGPGVRVDTHIFADYKIPPNYDSLIAKVIAWGETRAEAIVRMRRALEEFYIEGVKTTIPFHLKVLDDTEFQKGNLHTSFIPEMAERLKVSEDK